A region from the Polaribacter sp. Hel1_33_78 genome encodes:
- the arfB gene encoding alternative ribosome rescue aminoacyl-tRNA hydrolase ArfB, whose protein sequence is MNAVKIIKELHFKAIRSSGAGGQHVNKTSSQIELTFDLENSNSLSDKEKELLKVKLVSRLTKENLLILSCQETRSQHRNKNIAIQRFLELLKTNLIRPKKRKATKPSKASVKRKAENKKRISVKKVLRKKPKLD, encoded by the coding sequence ATGAATGCGGTAAAAATTATAAAAGAACTCCATTTTAAAGCCATTAGAAGTTCTGGTGCTGGCGGACAGCATGTAAATAAAACATCTTCTCAAATTGAACTAACTTTTGATTTAGAAAACTCTAATTCTTTGTCTGATAAAGAAAAAGAACTTTTAAAAGTCAAGCTTGTATCCAGATTAACAAAAGAAAATTTATTAATTTTATCTTGTCAAGAAACGCGCTCTCAGCATAGAAATAAGAACATTGCTATTCAACGTTTTTTAGAATTATTAAAGACCAATTTAATTCGCCCTAAAAAGAGAAAAGCAACAAAACCTAGCAAAGCATCAGTTAAAAGAAAAGCAGAGAATAAAAAAAGAATTTCTGTAAAAAAGGTTTTGAGAAAAAAGCCAAAATTAGATTAA